A portion of the Pseudomonas protegens CHA0 genome contains these proteins:
- the putP gene encoding sodium/proline symporter PutP: MSASNPTLITFVIYIAAMVLIGFMAYRSTNNLSDYILGGRSLGSVVTALSAGASDMSGWLLMGLPGAIYMSGLSESWIAIGLIVGAYLNWLFVAGRLRVQTEHNGDALTLPDYFSSRFEDKSGLLRIISAVVILVFFTIYCASGIVAGARLFESTFGMPYETALWAGAAATIAYTFVGGFLAVSWTDTVQATLMIFALILTPIIVLLATGGVDTTFLAIEAKDPTNFDMLKNTTFIGVISLMGWGLGYFGQPHILARFMAADSVKSIAKARRISMTWMILCLGGTVAVGFFGIAYFSAHPEVAGPVTENPERVFIELAKLLFNPWIAGVLLSAILAAVMSTLSCQLLVCSSALTEDFYKAFLRKHASQLELVWVGRAMVLVVALIAIAMAANPENRVLGLVSYAWAGFGAAFGPVVLISVIWKGMTRDGALAGIIVGAVTVILWKHFALLGLYEIIPGFIFASLAILLVSKMGTPSAGMVQRFEAAEKDFKLNH, encoded by the coding sequence ATGAGTGCAAGCAATCCAACCTTGATCACCTTCGTGATCTACATCGCGGCAATGGTGCTGATCGGCTTCATGGCCTATCGCTCCACCAACAACCTTTCCGACTACATTCTTGGCGGCCGCAGCCTCGGCAGCGTGGTCACCGCGCTTTCCGCCGGTGCTTCCGACATGAGTGGCTGGCTGCTGATGGGCCTGCCGGGCGCCATCTACATGTCCGGTCTTTCGGAAAGCTGGATCGCCATCGGCCTGATCGTCGGTGCCTACCTCAACTGGCTGTTCGTGGCCGGCCGCCTGCGGGTGCAGACCGAACACAACGGTGACGCGCTGACCCTGCCGGACTACTTCTCCAGCCGCTTTGAAGACAAGAGCGGCCTGCTGCGGATCATCTCTGCGGTGGTGATCCTGGTGTTCTTCACCATCTACTGCGCCTCCGGCATCGTCGCCGGTGCCCGCCTGTTCGAAAGCACTTTCGGCATGCCCTACGAGACAGCGCTGTGGGCCGGTGCGGCGGCAACCATTGCCTACACCTTCGTAGGTGGTTTCCTGGCAGTGAGCTGGACCGATACCGTCCAGGCCACGCTGATGATCTTCGCTTTGATCCTGACGCCGATCATCGTGCTGCTGGCGACCGGTGGCGTGGACACCACCTTCCTGGCCATCGAAGCCAAGGACCCGACCAACTTCGACATGCTCAAGAACACCACCTTCATCGGCGTCATCTCGCTGATGGGCTGGGGCCTGGGCTACTTCGGCCAGCCGCATATCCTGGCGCGCTTCATGGCCGCCGATTCGGTGAAGTCGATTGCCAAGGCCCGTCGCATCTCCATGACCTGGATGATCCTGTGCCTGGGCGGCACCGTGGCGGTGGGCTTCTTCGGTATCGCCTATTTCTCGGCGCACCCTGAGGTGGCCGGCCCTGTGACCGAAAACCCTGAGCGGGTGTTCATCGAACTGGCCAAGCTGCTGTTCAACCCGTGGATCGCGGGTGTGCTGCTGTCGGCCATCCTGGCGGCAGTCATGAGTACCCTGAGCTGCCAGCTGCTGGTGTGCTCCAGTGCCCTGACCGAAGACTTCTACAAAGCCTTCCTGCGCAAGCACGCTTCCCAGCTGGAACTGGTGTGGGTCGGCCGCGCCATGGTGCTGGTGGTGGCGCTGATCGCCATTGCCATGGCCGCCAACCCGGAAAACCGCGTGCTGGGCCTGGTGAGCTATGCCTGGGCCGGGTTCGGCGCGGCCTTCGGCCCCGTGGTACTGATTTCGGTGATCTGGAAAGGCATGACCCGTGACGGCGCGCTGGCCGGCATCATCGTCGGTGCCGTCACCGTGATCCTGTGGAAGCATTTCGCTCTGCTGGGCCTGTACGAAATCATCCCGGGCTTCATCTTCGCCAGCCTGGCGATCCTGCTGGTGAGCAAGATGGGCACGCCGAGCGCCGGCATGGTCCAGCGCTTCGAAGCGGCCGAGAAGGATTTCAAGCTCAACCACTGA
- a CDS encoding DUF2165 family protein: MIVRYVKITMTLAVAAFALLVAYNNISDYGSNFAFVQHVLSMDSVFPGNSATDRALTLPLLWNAGYWLIIAGEALTGALLVFGALRLWLARHGVASDFNRAKRWAIAGFCLGFCVWFFGFMVVGGEWFMMWQSKAWNGQDAAFKFYMAILGVLIFLNQPDTELH; the protein is encoded by the coding sequence ATGATTGTGCGTTACGTCAAGATCACCATGACCCTGGCAGTGGCGGCCTTCGCCCTGCTGGTGGCCTACAACAACATCAGCGACTACGGTTCCAACTTCGCCTTTGTCCAGCACGTGCTGAGCATGGACAGCGTCTTCCCCGGCAACAGCGCCACCGACCGCGCCCTGACCTTGCCGCTGCTGTGGAATGCCGGTTACTGGCTGATCATCGCCGGCGAAGCCCTGACCGGCGCGCTGCTGGTGTTTGGCGCCCTGCGCCTGTGGCTGGCCCGGCACGGTGTCGCCAGCGACTTCAACCGCGCCAAGCGCTGGGCCATTGCCGGCTTCTGCCTGGGCTTCTGCGTCTGGTTCTTCGGCTTCATGGTGGTCGGCGGCGAGTGGTTCATGATGTGGCAGTCCAAGGCCTGGAACGGCCAGGACGCGGCGTTCAAGTTCTACATGGCGATCCTGGGCGTACTGATATTCCTCAACCAGCCCGACACCGAGCTGCACTGA